Sequence from the Fragaria vesca subsp. vesca linkage group LG4, FraVesHawaii_1.0, whole genome shotgun sequence genome:
AGTGGTTTAACGACAAGGAGTTTCATGGTAATGTCATTGGGGTTCATATAGCAGAGTCGAAAAGAGACGACCAGACGTATAACCCTGGGCTTGATGTAACCTCTACTGGTGTTGATCCAAGTTATGGCGGAGTAGAGGAAAATGCTGAGGACATGAATGGGGCTGGCGGTAAAGGCCCGGGTGATGTTCCTGGGAAAGCATGGCAACAGGATGGAGACTGGACGTGTCCGAATACAAGGTCTGTGATGTGAGATTGGTGAGCAGCTCTTTCTTCACTTTCGTTTGGTGTTTCCATTTCTTAATGTAAATATTGTTCAGTACATGGCTTCTCATGCCCTGTTCTCCTAGCAGTTGTGGCAATGTCAATTTTGCATTCCGTGGTGTGTGCAACCGCTGTGGAAGTGCTCGACCAACTGGTGCTTCTGGGGGTGGGTCAGGGGGTGGTGGTCGTGGGAGGGGCCGTGGGGTTGACTCTGGTGGCCGTGGTGGTCCTGTTGGTGCTCCTACAGGGGGACTCTTTGGTCCGAATGATTGGCCTTGTCCAATGTAAGATTAATCTGTTATCTGTTCCCCCTTGAGCACTTCTTTGTAAAAGTCTCTGTTATTCTGGAATTCTTTATTGCTCTTGTTCTTGTTTGTCTTAAAGATAAGTTCCAGTTTATTGTCAGAGGATATCTTTCTCTTTTGTTTCTTTTGAATGGTTTTTATGAATGCTCATGATCTGACACTAGGTAATATTATTTAAAAAGACATTAAACCGAACTTCTTTTTAAGAGGTCCTGTCTTTACTTTTTCATCTTGAAATGAGAAAGTCTACAATTAAGTTTTCAATTTTTCCTATATTAGAAGAATTTTTTTTTCCAGTGGGATGTCCGTTTTGTTTTGGAGGCACGCCTTCCTGAAATTTTTGTATGCGAGTTTGCTTGCATCTAACAAATCTTCTAATAATGTGAGGTTGTGGAAGTTAGGTGCCTTCTTGCATCAATATTGGTTGTGTGAATCTTAGTCAAGTGTCTTTTGTACTGTGATTGTGATGTCTCTATATCGATACTGTTGGTTGGTATTCATATATGAAGTTTTGATATTCCCTTGATTCTGTTAGCTAATCCTATTATACTTCAAAATAAGTTAGCATTATCTTTGCACAAAGTTTTTGTTATATGCTTGTCAAGAAAAACATTGATGCATTCACATGGCTTCTTAATTGCGCTCTTTTATCTTTGTTTCAGGTGTGGCAACATTAACTGGGCAAAGCGTACGAAATGCAATATATGCAACACAAATAGACCTGGTCACAATGAGGGTGGTGTAAGGTATAATATAGATCATTTTTATTGTGCGTTTACACTAGTTGTCAACCTGTTTCGTCAAAAGATTATGTAATACTCATAGCACATAAGCAACCAATGCGTATAGTCTTGTCCCTGTGATGGTGTTATCTGTTGTGCAGTTTGATAGCCAGAAGTTGTCCTTTACTTTATAAGCACACAACAAAGTACTCTTTTCAACCCTAGCCCCCCCCCCCCCCCCCCCCTTTTCCTTTTTTTCTTGAACTTCTTATCCCTAAGCTGAAGAATTAGATACAGACTGGTGGTAGTTAAATTTGAAGTCGGTATGCTCAACATGCTGTGCTTTAGTTTTGAGTCTCCTCTACTTGATTAGAATTACTGTTAGTTATGCAGAAACTTTTTAATTTCTTCCGACATTCAAAGTATTATACTGCTTTGACAGAGGAGGGCGTGGTGGGGGTTACAAAGAACTTGATGAAGAAGAGCTGGAGGAAATCAAGCGACGCCGGCGGGAGGCTGAAGAAGTAAGACATCATTTGCATAAGCTTTTGTTAAAGTTTTATATATCTTGTTCCAGTTCAGCACTCATTTGGTGCCAATCTCAGGATGATGGAGAGATGTATGATGAGTTTGGCAACCTGAAGAAAAAATTTCGAGCTAAAACATCACAGCAAGCTGAGACTGGACGGGCTCTTCCAGGTGCTGGGCGTGCTGGATGGGAGGTTGAGGAAATAGGTATTTATGCATTTTAGCACATGATTTTTCTTAGTGTAAAAGTATGCTTTACTTGATTTAATGTTTTTGATTTATAATCTTAAAAGACTATATACATAGACTGAATTATTTTGTTCTCCCATGAAATATTTATATGCATGCTATCCATTTCTTGCTGATATCTGGTTCCTCATTTCTAAATCCGGTTGAAGGAGTTGATAGCTTTGGTGTTAGTGTGAGAATTTTGTTAAGATTGTGTACCCATGGTGATTTTTCCTACTCTGTCATGGGCAAATAGGATTCCTTTTTGGATTAGTGATTGACTTTATTCACAAAATGAAATGGCAGGTGTTGTTGATAGAGATGGCAGAGAAAGAAATAGAGATAGAGGAAGGGAACGTGATGATAGAGCGGGCAGCAAGAACAGGGAAAGGGATGATAGGGATAGGCGTCGGAGTCGAAGCAGAGAAAGGGATAGGGCGAGAGATCGACCTCGAGATTATGATCGGGAGAAAGAATATGGGCGGGAGAGGGACCGGGATAGGGATCGGAACAGGCACCGTTATTGAACTTTATCAAACAGTTCCTACTTTTTGGTTCCATCTTTCTTTTGAGACCCTAGCGGTTAATGTTTCCTCTTTTGGGGGAGGGCATTTGCTTTGAACATTTCCTTGGCCTCTAGAGCTGGTCAGATAGGGTTCTGACCATATGGGGGGCGGCTCGTGTTAAGTTTGATTTGAATGTTTCCTTGGCCTCTGGAGCTAGTTGGATAGTATTCTGACCATATGGGTCTGCTCTTTCCCATGTTACTATTCTTCAGACCTTGATCTGCATTTGCATGCTATTGGAATTTTGTTGAATATTGTTTGACATTATGAATATTAATTCTCACAATGCGAATGTGTAATTGCTAGTTGGTTCTTAATACATTTTGATTTGTGGGTTGTCTCGCGTGCAAGATCTTTTGTCATCCTAAACATAAAAAAGAAGGGTATGATTTCACATTATGTAAAAGTTTCCTCGAAGGGAAGTGGTCAAATAGAAAACTGCAGAATCGCTGCAAGGTGATACATGTTGAAATTGTTGTTTATATTCTGAATATGATAAACCACTCCAGAAATCAGAAGCCATTTGCAACCTCTTCTTTTGTATAATTTATACTTTGATACCTTACTTTTGCTATGTATAGGGGTTAGGGGTTAGGGGTTAGGGGTTAGGGGATAGGGCTTAAGGTTTATGTTTGGTTTAGAGCTTAGAGGGGTCTAATTTTAATTTGTTCAATGTTTTTAGATGTTATCCATAAACCATAACACGGGATAGACAGAGAGATGAAAGAGACAAAATAAGTTATTGTTCCCTCATTCGTTGCTAACCTAATGTTCTTCTCTTTTCTGGGTCCCTTGTTCACATGTCTGAGATGTGCAATTCCCATAAAAATCATCAACTGCAGGGAACCTAAGCTCCCATATGATATGACAACAAAAGAATATCAAAATAACAATCTGTGAAATAGTGAGAGCAACCTTTTTGACTTGCAGAGCTTGTCACCTAGAACAGACAAAATCTCCACGTTATCTCTTTACCTTTCTATTTGCTGGAGACCAACATTCATCTCTAAACCCTAATCTGATCAATGTAAACATGTGCAGCACTTTCTCTGTTTCTCTCTTTGCTTCTCTTGTGAAAAACTTCTGCTGGACTTTGTTAGGCTGAAGAACAACGAAAGCTTTTCACTGCTGCTTCGGAGATTCAGTTTCGAGTGCTCTAGAGTACTAAAACACCCGGGCAATGTAATGTTTGTGCGTTCTTTGACTTAAACTAAAATATGAGCCAAGTTCTGATCCTATAGCATTGGAAATGATGTTCAACATAGGTCATATACCCAATAATTACATTAGTTGGCGATTAGTGGGTGGGTGAACAACATAGTTCACTCTTATGTACTGAGATGAAGAAGTAATTTTGGCCTGAATTTGGAAAAACAACTCCACTCTGTCTGTTTTGATTTTTAATGTTTTGGGACAGAGGAGTCCTCTTGTTCACTGATTAAAATAAATTTATTCAAGTACATCAAAAGCATTGCCCATGAGTCATGATTCTCCTAAAGGTCAAAAAAGCTCACCCTTTATATTAATAGAGGTCACAGCATAGGTGTGTGTAAACATCTGTCTTCTGCCAGTACAAATATCTTTAAGCATAGGTCTGTGTTGCAGATAGAGGTTTTCTTGATTTCATTCAATGCAAAAGTAGCAGCTATGTCAAACTTCTGTGATTTTCAAATCCACATTAATGGTCTGCAAACATTCTTTGTGAATGAGGTAAAGTTTATACATATGGAAACTGTAGCTCAGTTTCTTATTATAAATCAATCTGTTAAAAGTTCTTAACACACTTGTGCAGGAGATTTTATCAACATATTCAGGGAGGTTGAAGAAGATCATCAAGCAAGAAAGGAGAAGAGCTCAGATTACGTACCCGGGGATTGAAATCGATGACTTCCCTGGAGGCCCTGATGGGTTTGAGTTGATCTCAAGATTCTGTTACAGCAATGGAAGAATCACAATAACAGTTTCAAATGTGTCCCTCCTCCATTGTTGTGCAGTCTTTCTTGGTATGACTGAGAAAGTCTCAACCAACAATCTCTTGAAACAAACAGAAACCTTTCTTGAGGGACTGTTTGACTGGTCATGGAAAGAAATACTAGTCTGCCTCAAAAGCTGTGAGTCTTTCTTGAACTATGCAGATTCTTCAGGTCTTGTAGACAAACTCATTTGTGCAGTTATAGCAAAGATTGCTCAGAATTCCGACATAGGCAGCCTCATTGTTACTCCTTCTTCATCGTCTTCATCTCCGGAAACTACATCTGGGTTCAGAGTGTCTTCCTCATTTAGGAACACCCCTGAGTCACTCAAGCCAAGTTCATCAAGTAAAGCTTGGTGGTTTGATGATGTGTCCATTTTACCCCCAAAGATCATTGAGAAACTCATCCAAAGTTTGGGGGCTTATGGTTCTGAAAATAACAGCTTGATCCTCACAAGGTTTCTCCTTCATTACCTTAAAGTCTCAGCCCAAAGAAAAAAAAGCAATACTAGTCACACATCATCTGAATTTGGTGGTCTTGCAGACACAGCTACTCATGGGGTTATTTTGGTGGGTAAAAAAGTATTTTCCTGCAGAGCCCTGTTTTGGGTTTTGAGGATTGTGTCTGGTTTTGGAATCAGTAAAGAGTACAGACTTGGTTTGGAGAGATTAATTGGTGGGATGCTTGATGAAGCAACATTGGATGACTTGTTAGTATCTGGGCATGACAGGGGTGTTTATGATGTCAATCTTGTTATAAGGTTGATAAGAGTGTTTGCTAAAAGTGAGGGTGTTTCTGTGCAAAAGTTGAGGAAAGCTGGTAGGTTGATTGATAAGTATCTAGGTGAAATATCACCTGATCAGAATCTCAAGATTTCTAAATTTCTTGGAGTTGCAGAGAGTTTACCAGATTCTGCCAGGGACTGCTTTGATGGGGCCTACAGAGCCATTGATATCTATCTTGAGGTAAAAAAAAAAAAAAAAAAAAAAAAAATTACATATTTGAGTATATTTCAACGATTATGTCTACTTTTTTGATTGCTCAATCACTGCAAAATGATTCAAGCTTATTTCTTTTTTGGGCATTGATTATTATACTGTGTTTTATCTGCCTATCAAATTAACATCTTTTGCATTTGGCTCCTATTTCGTGCTGAAAATTTGCCCTCTTCTCTCTTCTTTTGTGTTTTTTTTTTGTTTTTTTGTTTTTTTTTGTTCTTTCCTTGGGATAAGATATCGTGCTGCATCATCATAATCTTGTGAGTTGGAACCCTCTCCTTGTCAAACTCTTTAACTCCCATGTTTGGATTTATGGATGTCACTTTCCATGAAATGGAGAATAGCAATTGAGTATTGATCAAGATAGAAGGCCTCCCTGGCCAGATGGGGAAATCACAACACTAGGACAAAGCTCAAAATCTATATAGAATGTGAATGATGAGCTTACATTACACATTTACATGTGACATCCCTTTCTATGCGAAAATCAGGCAGTGAAATTATACTCCAAGAATATGTTTTTATGGTCCATTAGGAATTATGGTCCAACATGTTTTGGCAGATACATTCCAATTTGTGTTGTTTACTCTTTTGGATTCTTTTCATCATGTGTCTCATGCATGCATTGGTCTTGATTGAGTATCTTGTTGCCTCCTCTGACAAAATTCTAAATTGTCATTACTCAACCAGATCACATTACTAAAGTATGTTCATATCATTATATGGCTGATTCTAAAGACAAGGAAAAAGTTGGTTGTTTTTGGTTAGAAAATGGAAAGGTGTAAAAATGAATGTTGTGCAGTAAAACAATACTTGAATTTCAACATGTTCTTAATTATTGATGGCTGATTACTTTCTGATATAATTCATGTGGCAGTCTCACCCAACTCTTTCATTTGAGGAGAGGTCAAGATTGTGCAGATGCCTAAATTATGAAAAGCTGAGCCTCGAAGCATGTAAAGAGCTCGCAAAGAATCCGAAAATCCCACCAAGAGTTGCAATTCAAGCGCTCATTTCTCAGCAATCCAAAGTAACAGCAACAGAAGAATTTGTACATGCCAGTCCATGTAGTACTGCAAGTGCAAGCAATCATTTTAATTCCCATTCGCATTCCAGTTCCTATTCCCATATGGTTCTGTACAACAATGGTGGTGCTGGTGCTGATAAAGATAGTTTTCCAGAAGAAAGCAGCTTAGATACAAAGCTAAATTTGCAGAGGATGCAATGGAGGGTGGTGGAGTTGGAGAAACTGTGCAGGGAAATGAAGGGTCAGATGTCAAAGATGGTTAAGAATAATGTCTTGAGTAGCAGTACCCCAACTCATGGTAGAGCTCTTCCTAGACTTTGTTGAAAACATTACTCCTATGTAAAAGATTGTTATACACTTTTTTTTCTTTTTCTTTTGCAGTGTTGTATCATTTTGTTTGTGTTTGGTGATCCAAAATGTAATTTGGGGGATTGGATTGTTTGTAATTATTTCATCACCTGATAATAATGAAATTACTATGATTACAAAGTCTTAGCTGCAACTTAACCCTCAATATAGAAATGGAACAAATGCAAAGCATTCACTATGAAAAAAATGATCACATTCGCATTCATATTTTTGGTTATTACGCAACCAAAAACCATTGGTTTAAGTTGTAAACCCCTCTAAATCAAGGAATATGCCAACTGATTTATAATTTTAATAATTTGATTTCTTTCTTTATCTGGCTAAACACATGATCATGGTCAGGCCTGTGACTAATAATGTCAGTAGTTTGTTTAATCCCGTGACTAATAATCAGGCTGCCGTACGTTAAAATTAACAGCTACGTTTTAAAGGCTTGCGTAGCTATAATACAGATATCTCTCTATCTTGTAGCTATAAGCCTATAATACAAATACAACTAGCCATTCAAATTTTGGAAATCTTCCCGACGATGATGAAAAGTCTGAAATTATATTTGATCGACCCTATTTGGACTATAATATTGTTTCCGGTTTTGACAGTTGCATATATACTTGTACATGAGTACATATATGGGATTGGACTCTGATGACACACTTGTGTTGCTATTTGCCAAACCTTGGAATTTACTTGCATGACAGCAAACAACTTGTAGCCCGGCCATACCAGACAGATCAGCTTAATCTGAGGGAGATGAAGCTACAGGTATAGCTAAGAGAACTACATATGCTTGTTTAAAAATAAAACCATATATACCTGCTTTCAGGAAAAAACTTACCAGTATCTTGTGGAAAGTGATGAAATGGACAGGTTTGTATATATACGTAGTAGCGTACTTGGGATTTAGAAGTGGCTACATGACATTTATGCTGCAGGCTGCAGCTTCATGTTTTTAAACTTGCTACTCAACCATCTCAAATTCTCAATCCTCCAAAATCCAAAATGAAACGGAAAGAAAGATAAATAGGCAAATAAAACTTAGTTTTAACTTCAAAACTTTACCACCATGGCACCATATATAGACAAGTAACTTCCTGAGTTTAAGAGATTGATTGCATATAATCATCATGCTAATGCCTTATTACCTTATGGCGTGTGTAACCAAAGTGCAAAATGCAAAGACGGTTGCTTGTATTTTGTATCTTTTCAGTTACGTCACTTTATGGTAATACTGCATGAAAGCTTTGCCTACTCAATCTCATGTATAAGTTTCAATTGCTGCATCATGCGCTTTTAATTGTGATGATGTGTGCTTTACCGGCCTTACCGCTTT
This genomic interval carries:
- the LOC101296857 gene encoding BTB/POZ domain-containing protein At3g19850-like gives rise to the protein MSNFCDFQIHINGLQTFFVNEEILSTYSGRLKKIIKQERRRAQITYPGIEIDDFPGGPDGFELISRFCYSNGRITITVSNVSLLHCCAVFLGMTEKVSTNNLLKQTETFLEGLFDWSWKEILVCLKSCESFLNYADSSGLVDKLICAVIAKIAQNSDIGSLIVTPSSSSSSPETTSGFRVSSSFRNTPESLKPSSSSKAWWFDDVSILPPKIIEKLIQSLGAYGSENNSLILTRFLLHYLKVSAQRKKSNTSHTSSEFGGLADTATHGVILVGKKVFSCRALFWVLRIVSGFGISKEYRLGLERLIGGMLDEATLDDLLVSGHDRGVYDVNLVIRLIRVFAKSEGVSVQKLRKAGRLIDKYLGEISPDQNLKISKFLGVAESLPDSARDCFDGAYRAIDIYLESHPTLSFEERSRLCRCLNYEKLSLEACKELAKNPKIPPRVAIQALISQQSKVTATEEFVHASPCSTASASNHFNSHSHSSSYSHMVLYNNGGAGADKDSFPEESSLDTKLNLQRMQWRVVELEKLCREMKGQMSKMVKNNVLSSSTPTHGRALPRLC
- the LOC101296564 gene encoding uncharacterized protein LOC101296564, producing MANYSGKGGPANGSVYVCNLPEGTDENMLAEYFGTIGLLKKDKRTGGPKIWLYRDKVTDEPKGDATVTYEDPHAAFAAVEWFNDKEFHGNVIGVHIAESKRDDQTYNPGLDVTSTGVDPSYGGVEENAEDMNGAGGKGPGDVPGKAWQQDGDWTCPNTSCGNVNFAFRGVCNRCGSARPTGASGGGSGGGGRGRGRGVDSGGRGGPVGAPTGGLFGPNDWPCPMCGNINWAKRTKCNICNTNRPGHNEGGVRGGRGGGYKELDEEELEEIKRRRREAEEDDGEMYDEFGNLKKKFRAKTSQQAETGRALPGAGRAGWEVEEIGVVDRDGRERNRDRGRERDDRAGSKNRERDDRDRRRSRSRERDRARDRPRDYDREKEYGRERDRDRDRNRHRY